The Ralstonia sp. RRA DNA segment CACCGGCCTATCAGGCGCCCGTGGCCGAACCGGCTGTTGGTGAACTGGTCCGCCAGGCGCCGGCTGACGCGCTGGATCCGGCGTTGCTGGAAATCTTCCTGGAAGAAGCGCACGTTGCCCTGCCCGAACTCGGTCAGCACCTGCGCGCCTGGGAAGCCGCGCCGCAGGACCGCGCTGCCTCCGGTCTGTTGCTGCGCAACCTGCACACCGTGAAGGGCAGTGCCCGTATGGCCGGCGCCATGACACTGGGCCAGGCTGCGCACGAAATGGAAAGCGCTATCGAGAGCGGCCTGCGCCAGAACCGCGTGGACGACGCGCTGTTCCGCAAGCTCTACATGTGGTTCGACCGTATCCAGGCACACGTCGATGCGCTGGGGTCGGGCAAGGTGCTGTCGCTGGATGCCGGCTTGGCAGAAGCGGCAGAGGCACCGCAGACGCAGGATGAAACGCAGGTCGCACCCGGCACGTCGATGCTGCCGGCCGTGGCCGCCACCACCAACGTTGACCTGACCGGCACGCGCAGCGCAGAAGCCGAGGCCCTGGAAGTGGCCGAACGCCAGCGCGCCATGGTGCGTGTGCAGGCGCGTGCGCTCGACTCGCTCATCAACGATGCCGGTGAAGTCGGTGCCGCGCGTGCGCGTCTGGAATCTGAAGTCGATGCGCTTAAGACCTACCTGTCGGAGTTGAACGACAACGTGGCGCGTTTGCGCTCGCAGGTGCGCGAGATCGAAATCCAGGCCGAAACGCAGATGGAATCGCGCATTGCCGACGCGCAAGCGCACGCCGAAGCCTTCGACCCGCTGGAGTTCGACCGTTTCACGCGCCTGCAGGAACTCACGCGGATGATGGCTGAGTCCGTCAACGACGTGGCAACCGTGCAGCAGAACTTGTTCCGCGGTTTCGACCAGGCCTCGCTCGATCTGGAAACGCAGGCGCGCCTTACGCGTGGCCTGCAGCGCAGCCTGATGCGCGCGCGCATGGTGCAGTTCGATACCGTGGCCGACCGGCTGTATCGCGTAGCCCGCCAGGCTGCGTCGGAAACCGGCAAGGAAGTCCGCCTGTTCATCAAGGGCGGTACGGTGGAACTGGATCGCAGCGTGCTGGACCGCATGGGCGGCCCGCTCGAGCACATGATCCGTAACGCTGTTGCACACGGCATTGAATCCGCCGACGAGCGCCGCGCCAAGGGCAAATCGCCTGCGGGTGAACTGACGCTGGAAGTGCAGCAGGAAGGCAACGAAGTCGTGCTGAACTTCGTCGATGACGGTGGCGGCCTGAACCTCGACCGCATCCGTGCCCGCGCACTGGAGCGTCAACTGCTGGCCCCCGACGAAGAAGCCAGCGACGCGCGCCTCACCGAGATGATCTTTACGCCGGGCTTCTCCACCGCTGACCAAGTTTCGGAGCTGGCTGGCCGCGGTGTGGGCATGGACGTGGTGCGTGCTGAGACCGTGGCCCTGGGTGGCCGCATCTCGCTGCAGACCACGCCGGATGTCGGCACGCGCTTCACCATCCACCTGCCGCTGACCACCGCTATCACGCAGGTGCTGCTGGTGCGCGTGGGCGAGCGTGTGTACGCGATCCCGTCGGGCATGATCGACCACGTGCAGCAACTGCGTCCGCAGGCACTGGCCGAGGCGTACAACGCTGCAGCGATGCAACTGCCGACCGGTCCGGTGCCGTTCCATTACTTCGGCGCGCTGCTTGAAGAAGCGCAGCCTGTCACGGGCGGTCGCAAGTACTCGCCGGCCGTGGTGGTGCGCAGCGGTGCAGACCGTGCCGCCGTGCATGTCGATGAAGTGATCGGCAACCGCGAAGTGGTGGTCAAGCACATCGGCCCGCACCTCGCGCGTCTGGAAGGTATTGCTGGTGCGACCACGCTGGGTGACGGCGAGATCGTGCTGATCTATAACCCGGTCGTGCTCACGCAGCGCTTCGAGCGCGAAGCTGCCGCGCTGGGCTTGCCGCAGGCCGATCAGGAAACCACGGGCGCCGTGGCAGAGCTCTCGCGCAGCGGCAACACCGACGCCGTGCCGGGCTTGGCCACGCAGCCGATCGTCATGGTGGTCGACGATTCGCTGACGGTGCGTAAGGTCACGCAGCGCCTACTGACGCGTTCGGGCTATCAGGCCGTGCTTGCGCGTGATGGTGTGGATGCACTGCGTCAGCTGCAGGAGATCACGCCGGACGCCATGCTGGTCGACATCGAGATGCCGCACATGGACGGTTTCGACCTGACGCGCAACGTGCGTGCCGACGAGCGCATCGGCGCCACGCCGATCATCATGATCACCTCGCGTACGGCGGATAAGCACCGCCGCTACGCCGCGGAGATCGGCGTGAACGTCTACCTCGGCAAGCCGTACAACGAAGAGGAGCTGCTGCAGCACCTGCGCAACCTGATCGGCGAACGCGCGCCGGCGGCCAACGCGGGCTGACGCCACTTGAGGCAGAAAGGATGACGGGCCGGTGCATACCGGCCCGTTGTCTTTGGTGCGTTATTAGGCGTCGCTTTTGCTCAGCGCGGCGGCTTCCGCGCCTGAAGTGCGATTGGCTTTTGTGACGGCGTAGCGGTCCAACGTGGCCGCGCGTGCGGCTGCGTGATCGACGATCGGATGCGGGTACGTTTCACCCAATACCACGCCGGCTTCCTTTAACACACTGGCCGGTGCTGTCCACGGTGCGTGGAGGTACTTGTCGGGCAGCCTCGCCAATTGCGGAAGGTACTTGCGGATGAAACGGCCCTGCGGGTCGAACTTCTCCGACTGCGTGACCGGGTTGAAGATGCGGAACCATGGTTGCGCATCGCACCCACTGGAAGCGGCCCACTGCCAGCCACCGTTGTTGGCCGCGAAATCGAAATCGTTGAGCACGTCGGCAAAGTACTGCTCCCCGCGACGCCAGTCGATGCCCAGGTCCTTGATGAGGAAGCTGGCGGCCACCATGCGCAGGCGGTTGTGCATGTAGCCGCTCTGGTGGATTTGCAGCATGGCGGCGTCTACCAGCGGATAGCCTGTGCGCGCGGCCTTCCATGCCGCGAAGCGCGTGTCACCGGTCTCGCCGTCGACCCAGCGGATGCGGTCGAATTCCGGGTGGAATGAGGCACCGTCCGCCAGGTCCGGTCGGTGGTGCAGGATCATGAAATAGAAGTCGCGCCAGATCAGTTCCGATAGCCAGGTTGCCGCGCCCTGGCTGCCGCGCAGCATGGCTGCGTGCGCACGGGCGGCCAAGGTGCGGATCGACACGGTGCCGAAGCGCAGATGTGTCGACAGGTAGCTGGGGCCGCGCACGGCGGGAAAGTCGCGGCGTGCATGGTAGTCGTCCATCCGCACTTCAAAGTCATCGAGCAGCGCTTCGGCGCCGGCCATGCCGGTCGGCAGGGCGATCTCCGATAGGTTGGAAGGGGCGAATCCCAGCGCGTCCAGCGAGGGTGTCGCGTGCGTCAGCGCCTGCGACACCTTGGCCAGCGCGCCGAAGTGCGGCTCTGTCGGATAGGCGCGCAGGTCAAACGGCGTGAGCGCGGCCAGCCAGGCGTTCTTGTAAGGCGTGAAGACGCCATACGGTTTGCCCTGGCCGTTCAGGATTTCGTCGCGCTCGAAAATTACCTGGTCCTTGAAGTCGAACCACGCGCACGGCTGCTGCTCCAGCGCTTTGCGCACGGCTTCGTCGCGTGCCTGTGCGTCGGGTTCTTCGTCGTGGTTGGCGAAGACGGCGTCGACGTTCAGCTTGCGCGCCAGATCGGGAATCGCGTGGCGGGGGTGATCGTGCACGACGGTGAGGTCGCCGCCGGCTTCGCGCAGCGCGCCGCGTAGCTCCTCGATGGACGCGCGGATGAACTCGATCCGACGGTCTGTCTTCAGCCCGCGCGCCAGCAGCGCATCGAGGATGTCGCGGTCGAACACGAACACGCAATAGACCTCGCGGCAGTGGCGCAGGGCATAATGCAGCGCCGCGTGGTCAAAGTGCCGCAGATCACGCCGGAACCACACCAGACCGCGCTGAAAATGCGTTCCGATGGCATAGGGCTGGCGTTTTCCGGTGATGGGTGGCATCGGGCGAGGTCGGCTGTTTTGAAGATTGGCCGAGCGTATCGTAAATATGCCCGGTGAAACCCGGCAAAATCCGGCAAACCACGCCGCATTCCCTCTTCACGTTGTTGTCATGACTGCTTCTTCTGCCCGTCTTCCGCTGTATCGCATTCTGCAATCCCAGGGTTTCGGCACGCGCCGCTATTGCAAGGACCTCGTGCTCGCGGGGCTGGTGTTCATCAACGACGTCGAGATGGAGGACCCGGACGCGCTGGTCGATACCGCCGGCCTGGTGCTCGACGTGGACGGTGAACGCTGGACCTACCACGCACGCGCCTACTTGATGATTAACAAGCCGGCCGGGGTGGAGTGCTCGCAGAAGCCGAAGCACCATCCGAGCGTGTACACGCTATTGCCGGTACCGCTGCGCGAGCGCGGCGTGCAGTGCGTTGGGCGGCTCGATCAGGACACCACCGGCCTGCTGTTGCTCACTGACGATGGCCAATTCGTCCACACACTCACCAGCCCGCGTCACCAAGTGCCCAAGGTGTATGAAATCACCACTGCCGAACCGGTGACTGACGCCCAGGTCGCGCAGCTCTGTGCCGGGGTGCTGCTGGCCGACGAGAATGAAAACGTGAGCGCCGCCTGGGCCGAGCGTGTCGACACGCACCACCTGCGCATGGCGCTCACGCAAGGTAAATACCACCAGGTGAAACGCATGGTGGCTGCGGTGGGCAACCACGTGGCCGGGTTGCATCGCAGCACGATTGGCGGGCTGTCGCTGGGGGATCTCGCGCCGGGCGAATGGCGCTGGCTCGAAGCGGCTGACTTGGAAGCGCTGAATGCTACGCCGCCGCACGCGACCGGCTCGGGTGCCTGAGTCAGCACAAAAAATCTTGCCGCCGAAGCCGTTTCCTCCAAATGAAAGGGGCGACGGCCGGGGGCTTTTGGTAAACTAATCGTATGGCCCTGCCGGACGCACCTATCAATCTCACGAATCAGTTCCTGATCGCTATGCCTGGCATGGCGGACTCCACGTTTTCGGGCGCGGTCGTGTACATGTGCGAGCACAACGAGCGCGGCGCGCTCGGGCTCGTGATCAATCGCCCCATTGATATCGACTTGGCGACACTGTTCGACAAGATCGATCTCAAGCTCGAAATCCACCCCCTCGCAGAACAGCCCGTGTATTACGGCGGCCCGGTCCAGACCGAGCGCGGCTTCGTGCTGCATGACGCCACCGGCGCGTATTCGTCGTCGCTGGCCGTGCCGGGGGGGCTGGAAATGACCACCTCCAAGGATGTGCTGGAAGCCGTCGCCCAGGGCGGCGGGCCGCAGCGCTTCATCCTGACCCTCGGGTATGCCGGCTGGAGCGCCGGCCAGTTGGAAGACGAACTCAGCCGCAACGGCTGGCTGACCGTCCAGGCTGATCCCGAGATCATTTTCAGTGTGCCTGCCGAAGCGCGGTTTGCCGCTGCGCTGAACCTGCTCGGTATCAACCCCGCCATGTTGTCAGGCGAGGCAGGGCATGCCTGAGCCGGTGCATCCGGCCATCGCCCCCGTGCCCTTAGAAGGCACCTTGCTGGCATTCGATTACGGCGAAAAACGCATCGGCGTGGCGCTGGGCAATACGATTTCACGCTCGGCACGGGCGCTGGAAACCATTCCCAACCGTTCGGTCGATTTTCGCTTCGAACAGATCACGCGCTTGATCAAGGAGTGGCAGCCAGTCGGCTTCGTCGTCGGTATGCCTGTGCACCCCGATGGCCCCAATGGCGAGGTGCAGCCGATGATCAAGCTCGCCAAACGCTTCGGCAATCAGTTGCATGGCCGCTATGGCCTGCCGGTCACCTGGGTAGACGAACGCTACTCGTCGATCGCCGCCCAGGATGCCGGCGCCTCCGACGATGTGCTCGACGCGGAAGCCGCGCGCATCATCCTCCAACAGTTCTTCGACGAATCATGACATCGCAACAGATCGATGCCGAGGCCCTCTACCAGAGCCTCGTTGCACAGCTGCGCACGCGGATGGCCGACGGCCATGCCTGGTCAGTCGCTGGAATCGTCAGCGGCGGCGCCTGGATTGCCAAGCGCCTGGCGCATGACCTGGGCTTGCCGGAATACGGCGTCGTCAACGTCGCCCTGCACCGCGACGATTACGCTAAGAAGGGCCTGCACGCCCAGGCCCAGCCGACCACACTGCCGTTCGACGTGAACGAGCGCCGCATTTTGCTGGTGGATGACGTGCTGGCCAGCGGCCGCACTATCCGCGCGGCCATCAACGAGCTGTTCGACTATGGCCGCCCGGCTGCGGTGGAGCTGGCCGTGCTGGTCGACCGCGGCGAACGTCAGTTGCCCGTCGCCCCGGATTACATCGGTGAACGCGTCACGCTGCCCGCCAATGAGTCGCTCGTGCTGAGCGAATCCGGTGAGGGTGCCTCCGCACGCTTCACCTTCACGCGCGAGCCCAAGGGTGCTTGAGTTCGCGCGTCGCGTCGCATCTGCTTTGACCTGATTTGTACTGACCTCGTCGCCTTTCGTCTCTCATGCCCAAGACTTTCGCCAACCCGCAGCTCACGAAAAACGGCGAGCTCAAGCACCTGCTGTCGATCGAGGGGCTGTCGCGCGACATCCTCACGCACGTGCTGGACACCGCGCAGCAGTTCGTCTCCGTGTCGGATTCCGACCGTGAGGTGAAGAAAGTGCCGCTGCTGCGCGGCAAGAGCGTGTTCAACTTGTTCTTCGAGAACTCCACGCGCACGCGCACCACGTTCGAGATCGCGGCCAAGCGGCTGTCGGCGGACGTGATCAACCTGAACATCAATGCGTCGTCCACCAGCAAGGGTGAGTCGCTGCTCGACACGATCAACAACCTGTCGGCCATGCAGGCGGACATGTTTGTCGTGCGGCACGCGAGCTCGGGCGCGCCGTACCTGATCGCCGAGCACGTCGCACCGCACGTGCACGTGATCAACGCGGGCGATGGCCGCCATGCGCACCCCACGCAGGGGCTGCTCGACATGTTCACCATTCGCCACTACAAGAAGGATTTCTCCAACCTGACGGTGGCAATCGTCGGTGACATCCTGCACTCGCGCGTGGCGCGTTCCGACATCCATGCGCTGACGACGCTGGGCTGCGCCGAAGTGCGCGCCATTGGCCCGCGCACTCTGCTGCCCGGTGGCCTGGAGCACATGGGTGTGCGCGTCTTCCACAACATGGAAGAGGGCCTCAAGGGCGTGGACGTCGTCATCATGCTGCGCCTGCAGAACGAGCGCATGAGCGGCGCGCTGCTGCCGTCCGCGCAGGAATACTTCAAGGCCTACGGCCTCACGCAGGAGCGCCTGGCGCTGGCCAAGCCCGACGCCATCGTCATGCACCCGGGCCCGATGAACCGCGGCGTGGAGATCGACTCCGCCGTGGCCGATGGCGTGCAATCGGTGATCCTGAACCAGGTGACGTTCGGCATCGCCGTGCGTATGGCCGTGATGGGCATTGTTGCCGGCAATAACGACTAAGAAGACCGATGAAACTGCATATCAAAGGCGGCCGCCTGATCGACCCGGCCAACGGCATCGACGCGCAACAGGATCTGTACATCGCTGCGGGCAAGGTGGTCGGTGTCGGCCACGCGCCGGCGGATTTCCATGCCAACAAGACGGTCGACGCGACGGGCCTGATCGTCAGCCCGGGCTTTATCGACCTGTCTGCCCGTCTGCGCGAGCCCGGTTTCGAATACAAGGCGACGCTCGAGTCGGAAATGGCTGCCGCCATGGCCGGTGGCGTGACTTCGCTGGTGTGCCCGCCGGATACCGACCCCGTGCTGGATGAGCCCGGCTTGGTCGAGATGCTCAAGTTCCGCGCGCGCAACCTGAATCAGGCGCACGTGTATCCGCTGGGCGCGCTCACCGTTGGCCTGAAGGGCGCGGTGCTGACCGAGATGGCCGAGCTGACCGAATCAGGCTGCGTCGGCTTCTCGCAGACCGATGCGCCGATGGCCGATACGCAAGTGCTGATGCGCGCGCTGCAGTACGCGCGCACTTTCGGCTTTACCGTCTGGCTGCGTCCCGAAGATCCCTACCTGGGCAAGGGCGGCGTGGCGGCAAGCGGCCCGCTGGCGTCTCGCATGGGCCTCTCCGGCGTGCCCGTGATTGCTGAGACCGTGCGCCTGCACACCATCTTCGAACTGATGCGCAGCACTGGCGCGCGCGTGCATTTGTGCCGCCTGTCGTCGGCCGCCGGTCTCGAACTCGTGCGCGCTGCCAAGGCAGAAGGCCTACCGGTCACGTGCGACGTGAACGTCCACCACATCTCGCTGACCGACGTCGACATCGGCTACTTCAATTCGCAGATGCGCTTTGTGCCGCCGCTGCGCTCGGGCCGCGACCGCGACGGCATTGTGCGCGCGCTGGCCGACGGCACCATCGACGCGATCTGCTCCGACCACACCCCCGTGGACGACGACGAAAAGCTACTGCCGTTTGCCGAGGCCACGCCCGGTGCGACTGGCCTCGAAACCTTGCTGCCGCTGACGCTGCGCTGGGCCGCCGAGCACAAGGTCGAGTTGCCGAAGGCGCTTGCCCGCATCACCAGCGAGCCGGCGCGCGTGCTGGGTCTGCAAGCGGGCTCGTTGGAGGTCGGTGCGATGGCCGACGTGTGCGTGTTCGATCCGAACGCCACCTGGAAGGTCGAGCCGCGCAGCCTGCGCAGCCAGGGCAAGAACTCGCCGTACCTGGGCTTTGAACTGGCTGGCCGCGTGCGCGCCACGCTGGTTGCCGGCCACCTTGCCTATGACGGGCATTGACCAACCCGTGGCAAGCGCACCCGGCGAGACCGGCACGCCGCAGCGGAAGCATCTGCTGCGCAAGTTGCGGTTGCTCGTGCATCTGGTCGAGGGCTTGACCACGTGCGCGTTGCTGTTCTGGTGGATCAAGCCGCACACCAAGCAGGCGCTGATTCAACGCTGGTCGCGCAAGCTGCTGGCGCTGTTCCGCGTCTCGCTTGTCGTGCATGGCGAGCCGGTCGAGGGCAAGGACCTGGCGGGTTCGATGCTGGTGTCCAACCACGTGTCGTGGATCGACATCTACGCGATCAACAGTTGGTACCCGCCGCGTTTTGTCGCCAAATCGGAAATCCGTAGCTGGCCGGTGATCGGCTGGCTGTGCGCGCAGACCGGCGTGCTGTTCGTCGAGCGCGCCCGCAAGCGCGATGCGCACCGCATCATGCACGCCATCGCCGACGCGATGCGTGCAGGGGATGCCATTTGCGTGTTTCCCGAGGGGACGACTTCCGATGGTCTGCAGCTGCTGCCGTTCCACGCGAACCTGTTCCAGGCACCGGTGAGCGCCGGGGCGCCGATCCGGCCTGTGGCATTGCGCTATCGCATTGCCGCGACCGGCGAGCTGACGACCATTCCCGCCTATATCGGCGATCTGTCGATGATGGATACGATCAACGCCATCCTGAACGGGCCGCCGCTGGTGGTGGAAGTGTTCGTCGGCCCCGCCGTGGCCCCCGAGATGGACCGCCGCGCGCTGGCCGCGCACAGCCAGGAAGCCGTCGCGGCCCTGATCGCCCGCGCGGGCTAGGCCAAGCGGTTACTTCTTGTGCGCGAGCGGGTCCTGCGCCTGCTCGCACGCCACCTGAATCACGTCCCGCCCGGCCGGCGCCAGCGACAGCTTCGCCGCCGTCAGCTTGCCGCCCCAGACGCAGCCCGTATCCAGCCCCATCACGTCATCGCGCATCACCAGCCCGCGCGTGGACCAATGCCCGAAGACGATCGGCGTGCCGCGTGTGCGCCGGCCCGGCACATCGAACCACGGCATGTGGCCATCCGGAGCGCCTTTCGCATCCGTCGTCTCGAACTCCATTGCGCCGTCGGGCGTACAGAAACGCAGGCGGGTGAGGGCGTTGATCGTCAGCCGCAGGCGGTCCATGCCGACGAGATCGTTGCTCCACTTGTCCGGGTGGTTGCCGAAAGCATTGGCCAGGAAGGTTTTCCAATGGGCGCTACGCAGTTCGCGTTCCACCGCGCCAGCCAGTTCCAATACGTCACCGGTCGTCCATTGAGGCAGCACGCCGGCGTGCACCATCAGAAAGCCATTTTCGAAGATGGCCAACGGCTGGTGGCGCAGCCATGTGATGAGTTGGTCGCTATCGGGAGCAGCTAGGATTTCGGTAATGGTGTCGCGTTTGCCTAGTTTGCGCACACCGGCGGCGACCGCTAGTAGGTGGATGTCGTGGTTGCCCAGCACCGTGCGCGCGCGGCCCGCTTCGCATAGCGCGATCACGTGCCGCAGCGTGGCGAGAGAGTCTGGGCCGCGGTTGATGAGGTCGCCGACGAAGCGCAGGGGGGTGTTGGCGGGTAGCGCGGTCAGGAGGGACTGGAGGGGGGCGCAGCAGCCTTGGAGGTCGCCGATGGCGTGGGGAGGGCTCGACGTGATAGTCATGTGAAATGAGACGAGCGATGCTCAAGACCAACCGAAATCGCAATATTTCAGTTGTGTTACAGCATGCTACAAAAAGATGACGCCCATTGGCAGGGCTGACCATGGGGTCGGATAGAATACGACACTTCTAATCATGTGAAATATTCCGCTGCCCTCCCATGGGGGGTATTGCGCGGACCCTAATGTGCGTGGCTGGGCCCGCAGCAAGGAGCACAGAGTTTGCCCTACATTCTTGTAACCGGTGGTGCCGGCTTCATCGGCGGCAATTTCGTTCTAAATTGGCTGGCTAATCCTGGTGCTGGTGGCATCGTCAACGTCGACAAGTTGACCTATGCCGGCAATCGCAAGACGCTGGCGTCGGTCGAGAACGATCCGCGTCACGTTTTCTCCCAGACGGATATCTGCGACCGCACGGCGCTCGACAGCCTGTTTGCCAAGTACAAGCCGCGCGCAGTTCTTCATTTTGCGGCGGAAAGCCATGTGGACCGCTCTATTCACGGCCCGGGTGAATTCATCCAGACCAATATCGTCGGTACCTTCACCCTACTAGAAGCGACGCGTGCTTATTGGGGTGAGTTGGATGTCGATGCCAGGGCGACGTTCCGATTCCTTCACGTCTCGACCGATGAGGTGTTTGGCTCGCTTGCGCCCGGCGACCCGCAATTCTCCGAGACGACACCTTACGCACCCAACAGCCCGTATTCGGCTTCGAAGGCAGCATCGGACCACCTTGTGCGTGCGTACCACCATACGTACGGCTTGCCTGTCCTGACGACCAACTGCTCCAACAACTACGGGCCGTACCACTTTCCGGAAAAACTGATTCCGCTGATGATCGCGAATGCGCTCGGCGGAAAGCCGTTGCCCGTATACGGCGATGGCCAAAACGTCCGTGATTGGCTGTACGTGGGGGACCATTGTGCTGCAATCCGTGAGGTGCTTGCGCGTGGACGCCTAGGGGAGACCTACAATGTTGGCGGCTGGAACGAGAAGACCAATCTTGACGTCGTGCATGCGCTGTGCGGCTTGCTCGACGAACTCAAACCGAAGGCTGTCGGATCGTATCGGGATCAGATCACGTTCGTGAATGATCGCCCGGGTCACGATCGCCGGTACGCGATCGATGCGCGCAAACTGGAGCGCGAGTTGGGCTGGAGGCCCGCTGAGACCTTCGAGACTGGATTGCGCAAGACGGTGCAGTGGTATTTGGACAACCAAGCTTGGGTGCAGGACGTGATGTCCGGTGAGTATCGGAACTGGGTGGCGAAGCAATATGCAGCGTAATTCGCGCGCCGCTCCCAAGCTTCTTGTCACGGGGAGCCACGGTCAAGTCGGTTTTGAGTTGCGCCGCAGTCTCGCTCCGCTGGGCGAAGTCGTGGCGCTGGACAGGGCTGCCTGCGACTTGACCCAACCGGATGCGTTGCGCCAATTGGTACGAGAATTTCGTCCTGACGTTATCGTCAACTCCGCTGCCTACACGGCGGTGGACAAAGCGGAGGCCGATGCTGATACCGCTTTTGCCGTCAACGGCACCGCGGTCGGCGTGCTGGCCGAAGAAGCGCACGCGCTGGGTAGCCTCCTCGTGCACTACAGTACCGACTATGTGTTTGACGGTACCAAGGCGACTCCCTATATCGAGACTGACACGGTCAACCCGCAGTCTGTCTACGGCAAGAGCAAGCTTGTTGGTGAACAAGCGATTGTGGCATCTGGTGCCTCCGCGTTGGTGCTACGCACCTGCTGGGTGGCCGGAGCGCATGGTGACAACTTTGCCAAGACTATGCTGAAGCTGGGGTGCGAGCGAGAGAGCTTACGCGTAATTGCCGATCAGTTCGGCGCGCCCACGACCGCTGCGCTGATCGCCGATGTGACGGCACAGGTCATTGCGCGCTCGTGGTTGGCAGCGGACCGCTCCGTCTTTCCCGGCGGCATCTATCACTTGGCAGCGGGTGGCGAGACAACCTGGCATGGCTATGCCACCGAGGTACTGCGATACGCAACTGCACACGGCGTTGAGTTCAGGGCCAATCCGGAAGCGATCGCCGCCATTCCTGCGACAGACTATCCGTTGCCGGCTCCGCGGCCGGCCAATTCGCGTCTCGATACCAGCAAGTTGCGCGAGACGTTCGGCATTCATCTGCCCGATTGGCGTCAAGGCATCCATTTCCTGCTCGACCAAATTCTTTGAAGTTTTGCCACTATGCGTAAAGGGATCATCCTTGCCGGCGGGTCCGGCACGCGTCTATATCCGATTACCCGATCGGTTTCCAAGCAATTGCTGCCGGTTTATGATAAGCCGATGATTTACTATCCGCTATCCACGCTGATGTTGGCGGGGATTCGTGATATCTTGATTATTTCCACACCCGAAGACACGCCGCGCTTTACTGAAATGCTCGGTGACGGCAGTAAATGGGGGATTAATCTTCAGTACGCCGTTCAACCCTCTCCGGACGGTTTGGCCCAGGCCTTCATCATTGGGCGCCAATTTATCGATAACGATCCCGCGACGCTGATCCTTGGAGACAACATCTTCCACGGACATGACTTGGTGCGCCAGCTCCACAGCGCAGCGAAAGAAGAGAATGGTGCCACGGTTTTTGCGTATCACGTGCATGATCCGGAACGATACGGGGTCATTGAATTCGACGAACACTTCCGTGCACTGTCTCTAGAAGAAAAGCCGAAAACTCCGCGTTCCAACTATGCGGTGACTGGGCTCTATTTCTACGACAACAGGGTTTGCGATATCGCTGCCGACATCAAGCCGTCGGAGCGCGGTGAGCTTGAAATTACCGATATCAACAAGCGCTATCTCGCATTGGGAGCATTGAATGTAGAGATCATGGGGCGCGGATATGCGTGGCTGGATACCGGCACTCATGATTCCCTGCTTGAAGCAGCTAGCTTCATAGCGACGCTGCAAAAGCGACAAGGATTGATGGTGGCTTGCCCCGAAGAGATCGCCTACCGAAGCAAGTGGATTGATGCAGACCAGGTTGAGGCGCTGGCGGAGCCGTTGGCCAAGAATGGCTACGGCAAATATTTGAGGCAGATCGTTTCGGAGTCAATCAGGTGAGTTTCAACGTTATTCCAACTGCCTTGCCAGAGGTACTTATTCTGGAGCCACAAGTTTTTGGCGATAGTCGTGGCTTTTTCTACGAGAGCTTCAATCTCAAGGAGTTCGAACGCGCGACCGGGCAGAAGCGTACGTTTGTTCAGGATAATCATTCGCGTTCAGCGCAAAATGTG contains these protein-coding regions:
- a CDS encoding dihydroorotase, which encodes MKLHIKGGRLIDPANGIDAQQDLYIAAGKVVGVGHAPADFHANKTVDATGLIVSPGFIDLSARLREPGFEYKATLESEMAAAMAGGVTSLVCPPDTDPVLDEPGLVEMLKFRARNLNQAHVYPLGALTVGLKGAVLTEMAELTESGCVGFSQTDAPMADTQVLMRALQYARTFGFTVWLRPEDPYLGKGGVAASGPLASRMGLSGVPVIAETVRLHTIFELMRSTGARVHLCRLSSAAGLELVRAAKAEGLPVTCDVNVHHISLTDVDIGYFNSQMRFVPPLRSGRDRDGIVRALADGTIDAICSDHTPVDDDEKLLPFAEATPGATGLETLLPLTLRWAAEHKVELPKALARITSEPARVLGLQAGSLEVGAMADVCVFDPNATWKVEPRSLRSQGKNSPYLGFELAGRVRATLVAGHLAYDGH
- the pyrR gene encoding bifunctional pyr operon transcriptional regulator/uracil phosphoribosyltransferase PyrR, with the translated sequence MTSQQIDAEALYQSLVAQLRTRMADGHAWSVAGIVSGGAWIAKRLAHDLGLPEYGVVNVALHRDDYAKKGLHAQAQPTTLPFDVNERRILLVDDVLASGRTIRAAINELFDYGRPAAVELAVLVDRGERQLPVAPDYIGERVTLPANESLVLSESGEGASARFTFTREPKGA
- a CDS encoding deoxyribodipyrimidine photo-lyase, translated to MPPITGKRQPYAIGTHFQRGLVWFRRDLRHFDHAALHYALRHCREVYCVFVFDRDILDALLARGLKTDRRIEFIRASIEELRGALREAGGDLTVVHDHPRHAIPDLARKLNVDAVFANHDEEPDAQARDEAVRKALEQQPCAWFDFKDQVIFERDEILNGQGKPYGVFTPYKNAWLAALTPFDLRAYPTEPHFGALAKVSQALTHATPSLDALGFAPSNLSEIALPTGMAGAEALLDDFEVRMDDYHARRDFPAVRGPSYLSTHLRFGTVSIRTLAARAHAAMLRGSQGAATWLSELIWRDFYFMILHHRPDLADGASFHPEFDRIRWVDGETGDTRFAAWKAARTGYPLVDAAMLQIHQSGYMHNRLRMVAASFLIKDLGIDWRRGEQYFADVLNDFDFAANNGGWQWAASSGCDAQPWFRIFNPVTQSEKFDPQGRFIRKYLPQLARLPDKYLHAPWTAPASVLKEAGVVLGETYPHPIVDHAAARAATLDRYAVTKANRTSGAEAAALSKSDA
- the ruvX gene encoding Holliday junction resolvase RuvX, which encodes MPEPVHPAIAPVPLEGTLLAFDYGEKRIGVALGNTISRSARALETIPNRSVDFRFEQITRLIKEWQPVGFVVGMPVHPDGPNGEVQPMIKLAKRFGNQLHGRYGLPVTWVDERYSSIAAQDAGASDDVLDAEAARIILQQFFDES
- a CDS encoding aspartate carbamoyltransferase catalytic subunit, yielding MPKTFANPQLTKNGELKHLLSIEGLSRDILTHVLDTAQQFVSVSDSDREVKKVPLLRGKSVFNLFFENSTRTRTTFEIAAKRLSADVINLNINASSTSKGESLLDTINNLSAMQADMFVVRHASSGAPYLIAEHVAPHVHVINAGDGRHAHPTQGLLDMFTIRHYKKDFSNLTVAIVGDILHSRVARSDIHALTTLGCAEVRAIGPRTLLPGGLEHMGVRVFHNMEEGLKGVDVVIMLRLQNERMSGALLPSAQEYFKAYGLTQERLALAKPDAIVMHPGPMNRGVEIDSAVADGVQSVILNQVTFGIAVRMAVMGIVAGNND
- a CDS encoding YqgE/AlgH family protein; translation: MALPDAPINLTNQFLIAMPGMADSTFSGAVVYMCEHNERGALGLVINRPIDIDLATLFDKIDLKLEIHPLAEQPVYYGGPVQTERGFVLHDATGAYSSSLAVPGGLEMTTSKDVLEAVAQGGGPQRFILTLGYAGWSAGQLEDELSRNGWLTVQADPEIIFSVPAEARFAAALNLLGINPAMLSGEAGHA
- a CDS encoding pseudouridine synthase → MTASSARLPLYRILQSQGFGTRRYCKDLVLAGLVFINDVEMEDPDALVDTAGLVLDVDGERWTYHARAYLMINKPAGVECSQKPKHHPSVYTLLPVPLRERGVQCVGRLDQDTTGLLLLTDDGQFVHTLTSPRHQVPKVYEITTAEPVTDAQVAQLCAGVLLADENENVSAAWAERVDTHHLRMALTQGKYHQVKRMVAAVGNHVAGLHRSTIGGLSLGDLAPGEWRWLEAADLEALNATPPHATGSGA